A genomic window from Sphingobacterium spiritivorum includes:
- a CDS encoding helix-turn-helix domain-containing protein: MSKIKNSQEKRSVEITSKYFDFLDHHVDDVVNGRTDEFMELNQIASALAVSHTHLTDTIQKEKGNHPCHFYDEKIIEKAKALLTETSLPVAHIAMRLTYDPSNFSKFFKKWTGMTPGNFRNSGTK, encoded by the coding sequence ATGAGTAAGATCAAAAATAGTCAGGAAAAGAGAAGCGTAGAGATAACTTCAAAATACTTTGATTTTTTAGATCATCATGTAGATGATGTCGTAAACGGACGTACTGACGAATTCATGGAACTCAATCAGATCGCAAGCGCACTGGCAGTATCACATACGCACCTCACAGATACAATTCAGAAGGAAAAAGGAAATCATCCCTGCCATTTCTATGATGAAAAGATCATCGAAAAAGCAAAAGCATTATTAACGGAGACGAGCCTTCCGGTCGCACATATAGCGATGAGACTTACATACGATCCTTCTAATTTTTCCAAGTTCTTCAAAAAATGGACAGGTATGACCCCGGGAAATTTTCGTAATTCCGGCACAAAGTAA